A single genomic interval of Shewanella halotolerans harbors:
- a CDS encoding GmrSD restriction endonuclease domain-containing protein, with protein MAKVNLDALIQREDFTVDGGAGAQNLADKLKVSELVKGESFFYSSLRKPDFQRETSDWDKGKISSFIKSFIEGDLIPSIILWQAGQYTFVIDGAHRLSALIAWVNGDYGDGFISQSFFNHEIDSEQRRVADQTRRHVDREVGSYSSFMNAIKDPDNANPSILAIANKLGFLSLQLQWVTGSAEKAESSFFTINQKATPISDTEISLLKARKKPYAMASRAILRSGAGHKYWDSFDPVTQSEVEKLAKEINDNLFTPEMKTPVKTLDLPLAGKGYSSRTLPLIFDLVRLSNNVSEKEVSEDTDGKETIQYLKNVNKVIRRFTTTHPSSLGLHPAVYFYSEKGRYQPTAFMAWIEIVKDFERKGFFNKFTDMRERLEAALIEYKYFTNQVTLKYGSGLKGYLQLRDVYDKMIELVADEVDVANIGGQLKNNFSYLNVEYRGDQPQSKDFNENTKSEVFLKSALQSANKCRICNGYIHVKSISIDHVDRKEDGGIGVADNGQITHPYCNTTYKN; from the coding sequence GTGGCGAAAGTTAACTTAGATGCACTAATTCAGAGAGAGGATTTCACCGTTGATGGCGGGGCCGGCGCTCAAAATTTAGCGGACAAGCTCAAGGTAAGTGAATTAGTCAAAGGCGAAAGTTTCTTCTATTCCTCTTTGAGAAAGCCTGATTTTCAAAGAGAAACATCTGACTGGGATAAGGGGAAAATAAGCTCTTTTATTAAGAGTTTTATTGAAGGGGATCTAATACCATCCATTATTCTGTGGCAGGCAGGACAATATACATTTGTAATTGACGGGGCTCATCGACTTAGTGCGCTAATTGCGTGGGTTAACGGAGATTATGGCGATGGATTTATCTCTCAGTCATTTTTTAATCATGAAATAGATTCTGAGCAGAGGAGAGTTGCTGATCAAACTAGGCGTCATGTGGATCGAGAAGTGGGCTCATATTCTAGTTTTATGAATGCGATTAAAGACCCTGACAATGCTAACCCTAGCATTCTTGCTATCGCTAACAAGCTTGGATTTCTGTCTCTACAGTTACAGTGGGTAACAGGTAGTGCAGAGAAGGCTGAAAGCTCATTTTTTACAATCAATCAAAAAGCAACACCTATTAGTGATACAGAAATCTCCCTTCTAAAGGCAAGAAAAAAACCATATGCAATGGCCTCAAGGGCAATACTTCGATCAGGTGCTGGACATAAATATTGGGATTCATTTGATCCTGTGACACAAAGCGAGGTGGAGAAGTTAGCAAAAGAAATTAATGACAATTTGTTCACCCCAGAAATGAAAACACCAGTAAAAACGCTGGATCTTCCACTTGCTGGTAAAGGCTATTCTTCTAGAACCCTGCCTCTGATATTTGACTTGGTAAGGCTGTCAAATAATGTGTCTGAAAAGGAAGTGAGTGAAGATACAGATGGCAAAGAAACAATTCAGTATCTGAAAAATGTGAACAAAGTTATACGACGTTTTACAACTACTCATCCATCATCTTTGGGTCTACATCCTGCAGTCTATTTTTATAGTGAAAAAGGAAGGTACCAGCCCACAGCATTTATGGCTTGGATCGAAATTGTTAAGGACTTCGAAAGGAAAGGTTTTTTCAATAAGTTTACTGACATGCGTGAAAGACTGGAGGCGGCATTAATTGAATACAAGTATTTTACTAACCAGGTAACTCTTAAGTATGGGAGCGGCCTTAAGGGGTATCTCCAACTAAGAGATGTATACGATAAAATGATCGAATTGGTGGCGGATGAGGTTGACGTAGCAAATATAGGTGGACAGTTGAAAAATAACTTTTCCTATTTGAACGTCGAGTACAGAGGGGACCAGCCCCAATCTAAAGATTTTAATGAAAATACCAAGTCTGAAGTTTTTCTAAAGTCTGCTCTTCAGAGTGCAAATAAATGTCGCATATGCAACGGGTATATACACGTCAAGTCCATTTCAATAGATCATGTTGATAGAAAAGAAGATGGTGGAATAGGAGTTGCAGATAATGGCCAAATCACTCATCCATATTGCAATACGACTTACAAAAATTAG
- a CDS encoding DNA polymerase III subunit chi has product MPNALFYLMPQASSAATNVAKAEQESVYLFACRLAEQAYRGQQLVYIHCNDQQQAYEVDEILWQFEPSAFVPHNLKGEGPTGGAPVEIGFDKLGPNKNRHLLINLADQAPQFAVNFGQIIDFVANDAAMKATARDRYRQYRELGIPLTTQQPN; this is encoded by the coding sequence ATGCCTAACGCCTTGTTTTACTTGATGCCACAAGCCAGTTCTGCCGCAACTAATGTTGCCAAGGCGGAGCAAGAGAGTGTCTATCTTTTCGCCTGCCGACTCGCCGAGCAGGCGTATCGTGGTCAACAGCTGGTGTATATCCACTGCAATGACCAGCAGCAGGCCTATGAAGTTGACGAAATTTTATGGCAATTTGAACCCAGCGCATTTGTGCCCCATAACCTCAAGGGCGAAGGGCCGACGGGTGGCGCGCCGGTGGAGATAGGCTTCGATAAATTGGGCCCAAATAAAAATCGTCACCTTCTGATTAATCTTGCAGACCAAGCGCCGCAATTTGCGGTAAACTTTGGCCAGATTATCGACTTCGTTGCCAACGATGCTGCCATGAAAGCGACCGCGCGCGATCGTTATCGCCAGTATCGCGAGTTAGGGATCCCCCTGACGACCCAACAACCAAATTAA
- a CDS encoding valine--tRNA ligase encodes MEKTYNPQSIEQALYQNWEEKGYFKPHGDESNGNYCIMIPPPNVTGSLHMGHAFQDTIMDTLIRYQRMKGKNTLWQVGTDHAGIATQMLVERKVEAEEGKSRHDLGRETFIDRIWDWKNQSGGTITKQLRRLGASVDWDRERFTMDEGMSAAVQEVFVRLYNDDLIYRGKRLVNWDPKLHTAISDLEVENKEKQGSMWHFRYPLADGELTADGKDYLEVATTRPETMLGDSAVAVHPDDERYQSLIGKFILLPIVNRRIPIVADDYVDMEFGTGCVKITPAHDFNDYEVGKRHNLPMFNILTIDAAIRSQAEVINSDGTANDELDGSLPERFAGMDRFKARTAIVDEFESLGLLGKIDPHALKVPYGDRSGVVIEPLLTDQWYVAVAPMAKTAIEAVENGDIKFVPQQYENMYFSWMRDIQDWCISRQLWWGHRIPAWYDEAGKVYVGRDEAEVRAKHNLDDSVVLRQDPDVLDTWFSSALWTFSTLGWPDDTEALKTFHPTDVLVTGFDIIFFWVARMIMMTMHFIKDEDGKPQVPFKTVYVTGLIRDEQGNKMSKSKGNVLDPLDMIDGIDLEALVEKRTGNMMQPQLAAKIEKSTRKEFADGIEAHGTDALRFTLAAMASTGRDINWDMKRLDGYRSFCNKIWNASRYVLMNTEEQDCGPQSPNGKAGGEMQLSLADRWIIGLFNQTVKAFDEHMENYRFDLAANTLYEFTWNQFCDWYLELTKPVLQNGTEAEQRGTRHTLVTVLEAMQRLLHPMMPYLTETIWQRVKPLAGVEGDTLMLAEFPVYQASKVDEAAMADLEWVKQVIVAVRNIRAELNIAPSKPLNALLRSVSAQDKARVEANQTFFATLAKLESMTILADGETAPMSTTQLVGEMELLIPMAGLIDVAAEMARIDKQLEKLVGEAKRIEGKLNNQGFVAKAPEAVIEKERAKLAEFQRDMDKLGEQKAELAKLEG; translated from the coding sequence ATGGAAAAGACATACAACCCACAGTCAATCGAACAGGCTCTGTACCAGAACTGGGAAGAGAAAGGATACTTTAAGCCCCACGGCGATGAGTCGAACGGCAATTACTGCATCATGATCCCGCCGCCAAACGTGACCGGTAGCCTGCACATGGGTCATGCCTTCCAAGACACCATCATGGATACCCTAATCCGTTACCAGCGCATGAAGGGCAAGAACACCCTGTGGCAGGTAGGTACCGACCACGCGGGTATCGCCACCCAGATGTTGGTGGAGCGCAAGGTAGAGGCCGAAGAGGGCAAGAGCCGTCACGACCTGGGCCGTGAGACCTTTATCGACCGTATCTGGGACTGGAAAAACCAATCTGGTGGCACCATCACCAAGCAGCTGCGCCGCCTGGGCGCCTCGGTCGATTGGGACCGTGAACGCTTCACCATGGATGAAGGCATGTCGGCCGCGGTGCAAGAGGTGTTTGTGCGCCTGTACAACGACGACCTCATCTACCGTGGTAAGCGTCTGGTTAACTGGGATCCTAAGCTACACACAGCCATCTCAGATCTCGAAGTCGAGAACAAAGAGAAACAGGGCAGCATGTGGCACTTCCGCTACCCACTGGCCGACGGCGAACTGACCGCCGACGGTAAAGACTATCTTGAAGTGGCCACCACGCGCCCAGAAACCATGCTGGGCGACAGCGCGGTTGCGGTGCACCCAGACGATGAGCGCTATCAATCGCTGATCGGCAAGTTCATCCTGCTGCCTATCGTTAATCGTCGCATCCCTATCGTCGCCGACGACTATGTGGACATGGAGTTCGGTACCGGCTGTGTGAAGATCACCCCGGCCCACGACTTCAACGACTATGAGGTAGGTAAGCGTCACAACCTGCCTATGTTCAACATTCTGACCATAGATGCGGCTATCCGCAGCCAGGCAGAAGTCATCAACTCAGATGGCACCGCCAACGACGAGCTAGACGGCAGCCTGCCAGAACGCTTCGCCGGCATGGATCGTTTCAAGGCCCGCACCGCCATCGTCGACGAATTCGAGTCACTCGGCCTGCTGGGCAAGATTGACCCACACGCCCTCAAGGTGCCTTATGGCGACCGCTCTGGCGTGGTGATCGAGCCGCTACTGACAGACCAGTGGTATGTGGCCGTGGCCCCTATGGCCAAGACCGCCATCGAAGCGGTTGAAAATGGCGACATCAAGTTTGTGCCGCAGCAATATGAAAACATGTACTTCTCATGGATGCGCGACATTCAAGACTGGTGTATCTCGCGTCAGCTGTGGTGGGGTCACCGTATCCCGGCATGGTACGACGAAGCCGGTAAGGTGTATGTGGGCCGCGACGAAGCCGAAGTACGCGCCAAGCATAACCTGGACGATTCAGTGGTGCTGCGCCAAGACCCAGACGTACTGGATACCTGGTTCAGCTCTGCGCTGTGGACCTTCTCAACCCTAGGCTGGCCAGACGATACCGAGGCGCTCAAGACCTTCCACCCAACCGATGTGTTGGTGACAGGTTTTGACATCATCTTCTTCTGGGTGGCGCGCATGATCATGATGACCATGCACTTCATCAAAGATGAAGATGGCAAGCCGCAGGTGCCGTTCAAGACAGTCTATGTGACCGGCCTTATCCGTGACGAGCAGGGCAACAAGATGTCCAAGTCTAAGGGTAACGTACTGGATCCGCTGGATATGATCGACGGTATCGATCTCGAAGCCTTGGTTGAGAAGCGCACCGGCAACATGATGCAGCCTCAGCTGGCGGCCAAGATCGAGAAGAGCACACGTAAAGAGTTTGCCGACGGCATCGAGGCCCACGGCACCGACGCCCTGCGTTTCACCCTGGCAGCCATGGCCTCTACCGGCCGTGACATCAACTGGGACATGAAGCGTCTCGACGGTTACCGCAGCTTCTGTAACAAGATCTGGAACGCGTCGCGCTATGTGTTGATGAACACAGAAGAGCAAGACTGTGGCCCGCAATCTCCAAACGGAAAAGCTGGCGGCGAGATGCAGCTGTCGCTGGCGGATCGCTGGATCATCGGCCTGTTTAACCAGACGGTTAAGGCCTTTGACGAGCACATGGAAAACTACCGTTTCGACCTGGCGGCCAATACGCTGTACGAGTTCACCTGGAACCAGTTCTGTGACTGGTACCTGGAGCTGACCAAGCCGGTACTGCAAAACGGCACAGAGGCCGAGCAGCGCGGTACCCGTCACACCCTAGTGACCGTACTGGAAGCCATGCAACGTCTGCTGCATCCTATGATGCCATACCTGACAGAGACCATCTGGCAGCGCGTTAAGCCGCTGGCAGGTGTCGAAGGTGACACCCTGATGCTGGCCGAGTTCCCTGTATATCAGGCAAGCAAGGTAGATGAAGCCGCCATGGCGGATCTCGAGTGGGTCAAGCAGGTGATTGTTGCCGTGCGTAACATCCGCGCCGAGCTGAATATCGCCCCAAGCAAGCCGTTAAATGCCCTGCTGCGCAGCGTCAGCGCGCAAGATAAGGCACGCGTCGAAGCTAACCAGACCTTCTTCGCCACCTTGGCCAAGCTGGAATCTATGACGATTCTGGCCGACGGTGAAACCGCGCCTATGTCGACCACTCAACTGGTTGGCGAGATGGAGCTGTTGATCCCTATGGCAGGCCTTATCGATGTGGCCGCCGAGATGGCCCGTATCGACAAGCAGCTTGAAAAGCTAGTGGGCGAAGCCAAGCGTATCGAAGGCAAGCTCAATAACCAGGGCTTCGTGGCCAAGGCGCCGGAAGCGGTTATCGAGAAGGAGCGCGCCAAGCTGGCCGAGTTCCAACGGGATATGGACAAGCTAGGCGAGCAGAAAGCCGAACTGGCTAAGCTCGAAGGCTAA
- a CDS encoding methyl-accepting chemotaxis protein, producing the protein MSEHKRQEAHEMTAASTQGAGLMERIKSVRFQLKLNIFLIIFAFIFLGYKGITGMLDAGDAIGDLYGQGMQHSIRAGKVLNELEKARSGLLLGFQHDPANAFADMHNHPLSFHIDASRASIKTLHDIIDNQILASDLEGDERAEVNRLVSLLDKVTQEGFNPAIQALSQGEYKRSNQLLLEKINPLFKDITDQAQAFLDMQIAEAKTSYQASQETVSLYIWLVAIFSGVAMLAISVSSVFIIRRVSLSVVQLEETAVDIAAGDLTKRIRLGGHDEFAHIAEHVNRIASDFQQAVTNTHASTSRLASAAEENAVVSTQTQRNVLDQQQQTQLIATAIHEFTATVREVAQSAASAATASQDANGAAHGAQGVVDESIAVIEALAQELSRASEAMTLLAQHSDEIGTVVDVIQAISEQTNLLALNAAIEAARAGEQGRGFAVVADEVRSLAKRTQDSTEEIQKMIQRLQQGARDSMQMMQSGTEQVKLSVDKSLMVRDALQQILNSIEEINALNAQIATASEEQSSVTEEININITNISEISDQTAEGARQSSGATEDLARLAESMEADIAHYKV; encoded by the coding sequence ATGTCTGAACACAAACGCCAGGAGGCACATGAGATGACGGCAGCGTCCACCCAGGGAGCAGGCTTGATGGAGCGGATCAAGTCGGTAAGATTTCAATTAAAACTCAATATCTTCTTAATCATCTTCGCCTTCATCTTCCTCGGCTATAAGGGGATCACCGGCATGTTGGATGCGGGTGATGCCATAGGGGATCTCTACGGTCAGGGGATGCAGCACAGCATCCGGGCGGGTAAGGTGCTCAACGAGCTGGAGAAGGCCCGCAGCGGATTGCTGCTCGGCTTCCAACATGATCCCGCCAACGCCTTTGCCGACATGCACAACCACCCCCTGAGCTTCCATATCGATGCCAGTCGCGCCTCGATTAAGACGCTGCACGACATCATAGACAATCAGATCTTGGCGTCGGATCTCGAAGGTGATGAGCGCGCCGAGGTCAATCGCCTGGTGTCGCTTTTGGACAAGGTGACTCAGGAGGGCTTTAACCCCGCCATCCAGGCCTTGAGTCAGGGGGAATATAAACGCTCCAATCAGTTGCTGCTAGAGAAGATTAACCCCCTGTTTAAGGATATCACCGACCAGGCTCAGGCCTTCCTGGATATGCAGATTGCCGAGGCTAAGACTAGCTATCAGGCCTCACAAGAGACCGTCTCCCTCTACATCTGGCTGGTGGCCATCTTCTCTGGCGTCGCCATGCTTGCTATCAGCGTCAGCTCGGTATTTATCATTCGCCGGGTGAGCCTGTCTGTGGTGCAGCTGGAAGAGACGGCGGTGGATATCGCCGCCGGCGATCTCACCAAGCGTATTCGTCTCGGCGGCCACGATGAGTTTGCCCATATCGCCGAGCATGTGAATCGCATCGCAAGCGATTTCCAGCAGGCGGTGACCAATACCCACGCCTCGACCTCGCGCCTGGCCAGCGCGGCGGAAGAGAATGCCGTAGTATCGACTCAGACTCAGCGCAACGTGCTGGATCAACAGCAGCAGACCCAGCTGATCGCCACCGCCATCCATGAGTTCACTGCCACTGTGCGAGAGGTGGCCCAGAGTGCCGCCTCGGCCGCCACCGCCTCCCAGGATGCCAACGGCGCCGCTCACGGCGCCCAGGGCGTGGTGGATGAGAGTATCGCCGTGATTGAGGCGCTGGCCCAGGAGCTGAGTCGGGCCAGTGAGGCGATGACACTACTAGCCCAGCATTCGGATGAGATAGGCACTGTGGTGGACGTCATTCAAGCGATCTCCGAGCAGACCAACCTGCTGGCGCTGAACGCAGCCATCGAAGCGGCGCGGGCGGGCGAGCAGGGCAGGGGCTTTGCGGTGGTGGCCGACGAGGTGCGATCGCTGGCCAAACGTACCCAGGACTCCACCGAGGAGATCCAGAAGATGATCCAGCGCCTGCAACAGGGGGCGCGGGACTCAATGCAGATGATGCAGAGCGGCACAGAGCAGGTGAAACTCAGCGTGGATAAATCGCTTATGGTGCGCGATGCCCTGCAGCAGATCTTAAACAGCATCGAAGAGATCAATGCCCTCAACGCCCAGATAGCCACTGCCTCGGAGGAGCAAAGTTCGGTCACCGAGGAGATCAACATCAATATCACCAACATCAGCGAGATCTCAGATCAGACCGCCGAGGGCGCCAGACAGAGCAGCGGTGCCACCGAAGATCTGGCCAGACTGGCAGAATCTATGGAGGCGGATATCGCCCACTATAAGGTGTAG
- a CDS encoding ImpA family metalloprotease yields the protein MKPWILPACIALGLTACGGSEDSNTDAGNGGAVTPPLAQAPSVELGPDQQTWNHETLSLKASVTLFNPGTASYQWQQTSGPSVKLGGLSSDTLTLDASDLLQDEDIALSLKVTDAAGLSSEDSLILKLKDKISAASQSGDARLIEGLEPKVIARGLKLIQDYRGAQKSFLNTIYQADRVSYDSGQHSQMIQMPLASKGFPLKQSFELVRGNQGRLFAAASDLSGQRNAAFGTDIISSMQGGNNLGFEPSMMRLLSWLTGEAQANLAATKQVRLFLISDWSKSRVTNWLTSHYPNWQVSRCDVASELASCLSEAELVITGSLEAFDEAEVAARLDALQQAKIPLLYLHMHAWNSVPLTQTVLGAMGFAMQGPGSPGNYFSPDKADWNDYLAMQAANPALSQEALWLELLQSENPSFNLANCADTCDSQFSEEYRSALAHIRSSINRLDTEKTAIFDSPEYQLYKYLILLGDRYRSEIDYPMDVSTTAPMSYLKALFADSSVYNSRRINPVPADLGNFSRTDFSHVTPVDKTVALSSKAPFRAAGVYALPGQTFSVKRTDNSQVETKLFINTQRSGSTQEYASKGYNRPKYLQSPAIAIKPGETITLTSPYGGPVQIRFNANDLPVEFTFSHVGLHPFWRSDKDDQAFIQGLAKGDYDWAELATEHFEVHSRLNKMQETMSHEPRWDTPQKMSEAIGTFVHNYPHLLAGFKGPGIDSVDEITNFAASKGWQLDQLDMVKHMNADQPTCGSGCSGNPYDASWSFSPTGHGDIHELGHGLERGRLRFDGHEGHASTNPYSYYTKSRAYLETGKLPECQGLSIQDEFDVLQASQRQADPFAYVQAAKLTSWSSGMATMLQTMIAAQKQGALQNGWHLLARLHILLRAFERAQADEASWLAKRDQLGFGSFDLASAKALSNNDFLMIAMSFSTGLDYRDFYQMWGLATSDAAKAQVASFAYPAVPKSIYVYTPGDYCYGLDLQGVAVDGEQAWPL from the coding sequence ATGAAACCATGGATACTCCCCGCCTGTATAGCCCTAGGGCTGACGGCCTGCGGCGGTTCAGAGGATAGCAACACGGATGCGGGTAACGGCGGCGCAGTCACGCCCCCCTTGGCCCAGGCCCCGAGTGTCGAGCTCGGCCCGGATCAACAAACCTGGAATCATGAAACCCTCTCCCTCAAGGCGAGTGTCACCCTGTTTAATCCGGGCACGGCCAGCTACCAGTGGCAGCAGACCAGTGGGCCGAGCGTCAAACTCGGCGGCCTAAGCAGCGACACCCTCACCCTGGATGCCAGTGACCTGCTGCAGGATGAAGATATTGCCCTCTCCCTCAAAGTCACGGACGCTGCCGGCCTGAGCAGTGAGGATAGCCTCATCCTCAAGCTCAAGGACAAGATAAGCGCCGCCAGCCAGAGCGGCGATGCCAGACTCATCGAGGGCCTTGAGCCTAAGGTGATCGCCCGTGGCCTCAAGCTCATTCAAGACTATCGCGGCGCCCAGAAGAGCTTCTTAAACACCATCTATCAGGCGGACAGGGTCAGCTACGATTCGGGTCAACACTCGCAGATGATCCAGATGCCGCTAGCCAGCAAGGGCTTCCCCCTCAAGCAGAGTTTCGAGCTGGTACGGGGCAATCAGGGGCGCCTGTTTGCCGCGGCGAGTGACCTAAGCGGTCAGCGCAACGCCGCCTTCGGCACAGATATCATCTCTAGCATGCAGGGCGGCAACAACCTGGGCTTCGAGCCTAGCATGATGCGTCTACTTTCCTGGCTGACGGGTGAGGCGCAAGCAAACCTGGCGGCGACCAAGCAGGTGCGCCTGTTCCTCATCAGCGACTGGAGCAAGAGCCGGGTGACAAACTGGCTCACCAGTCACTACCCCAACTGGCAGGTGAGCCGCTGCGATGTCGCCAGCGAGTTGGCCAGTTGCCTAAGCGAGGCCGAGCTGGTGATCACAGGCTCCCTCGAGGCGTTCGATGAAGCCGAGGTGGCGGCAAGACTCGATGCGCTACAGCAGGCCAAGATCCCACTGCTCTATCTGCACATGCACGCCTGGAACAGCGTGCCGCTCACTCAAACCGTGCTGGGGGCCATGGGCTTTGCCATGCAGGGCCCTGGCAGCCCCGGCAACTACTTCAGCCCAGACAAGGCGGATTGGAACGACTATCTCGCCATGCAGGCGGCTAATCCAGCGCTGAGCCAGGAAGCCCTCTGGCTCGAACTGCTGCAGAGCGAAAATCCAAGCTTTAACCTAGCCAACTGCGCGGACACCTGCGACAGCCAATTTAGCGAAGAGTACCGCAGCGCCCTGGCGCATATTCGCAGCAGCATCAACCGCCTGGACACAGAGAAGACGGCCATCTTCGACAGCCCAGAGTATCAGCTATACAAGTACCTGATCTTGCTTGGCGATCGTTATCGCAGTGAGATTGACTACCCCATGGATGTCAGCACCACGGCGCCAATGAGCTACCTAAAGGCACTCTTTGCCGACAGCAGCGTGTACAACAGCCGCCGCATCAATCCTGTGCCTGCGGATCTGGGTAACTTCAGCCGCACCGACTTTTCCCATGTGACACCGGTGGATAAGACAGTCGCGCTGAGCAGCAAGGCGCCGTTTCGCGCCGCAGGCGTCTACGCCCTGCCGGGACAGACCTTTAGCGTGAAACGCACCGACAACAGCCAGGTAGAGACCAAGCTGTTCATCAATACCCAGCGTTCTGGCTCTACCCAGGAATATGCCAGCAAGGGCTATAACCGCCCCAAGTATCTACAATCGCCAGCCATAGCGATAAAACCGGGGGAAACTATCACCCTTACCTCCCCCTATGGCGGCCCGGTGCAGATAAGATTTAACGCCAACGACCTGCCGGTAGAATTTACCTTTAGCCATGTGGGCCTGCACCCCTTCTGGCGCAGTGACAAGGACGATCAGGCCTTCATCCAGGGACTCGCCAAGGGCGACTACGACTGGGCCGAGCTGGCAACCGAGCACTTCGAAGTCCACTCGCGGCTCAATAAGATGCAAGAGACCATGAGCCATGAGCCCAGATGGGACACGCCGCAGAAGATGAGTGAGGCCATCGGCACCTTTGTACACAACTACCCGCACCTGCTGGCAGGCTTTAAGGGGCCGGGGATCGACAGCGTCGATGAGATAACCAACTTTGCCGCCAGTAAGGGCTGGCAGCTAGATCAACTCGACATGGTCAAACATATGAACGCCGACCAACCCACCTGTGGGTCGGGCTGTTCGGGCAACCCCTACGATGCCTCTTGGTCATTCAGCCCAACCGGCCATGGTGACATCCACGAGCTGGGCCATGGCCTGGAGCGGGGACGCCTGAGATTCGACGGTCACGAGGGCCACGCCTCCACCAACCCTTACTCCTATTACACTAAGTCCCGCGCCTATCTGGAAACCGGCAAGCTGCCCGAGTGCCAGGGCCTGTCGATTCAGGATGAGTTCGATGTACTGCAGGCCAGTCAACGCCAGGCCGATCCCTTCGCCTATGTGCAGGCGGCTAAGCTCACCAGCTGGTCGAGCGGCATGGCCACCATGCTACAGACCATGATTGCCGCCCAGAAACAGGGCGCGCTGCAAAACGGCTGGCATCTGCTGGCCAGGCTGCACATATTACTGCGGGCGTTCGAGCGCGCCCAGGCCGACGAGGCCAGCTGGCTGGCCAAGCGCGACCAACTGGGCTTTGGCAGTTTCGACCTTGCATCGGCCAAGGCTCTAAGCAACAACGACTTTCTGATGATCGCCATGAGCTTCTCTACCGGGCTCGACTATCGCGACTTCTATCAGATGTGGGGACTGGCCACCTCAGATGCCGCCAAGGCCCAGGTCGCCAGCTTCGCCTACCCAGCGGTGCCAAAGAGCATCTATGTCTACACCCCAGGGGATTACTGTTATGGCCTGGATCTGCAAGGGGTTGCCGTCGATGGCGAGCAGGCCTGGCCACTCTAG